The Crocinitomicaceae bacterium genome includes a region encoding these proteins:
- a CDS encoding GNAT family N-acetyltransferase, giving the protein MKITVRHYVDLSLDDFHDLIALRIAVFVVEQNCPYLELDGKDKKAYHLIVRNDSGKITGTLRIFSPGTIYAEACIGRVTSHPDHRNEKLGHRMMEYAMTFIANQFGNPPVRISAQSHLCNFYAKYGFIKTGNEYLEDGIPHSEMIYVPQK; this is encoded by the coding sequence ATGAAAATCACTGTACGGCATTACGTTGATCTATCTCTAGATGACTTTCACGACCTCATTGCTTTGCGCATTGCTGTTTTTGTAGTTGAGCAAAATTGCCCCTACCTTGAGTTGGATGGTAAAGACAAAAAGGCTTATCATCTGATTGTGCGCAATGATTCAGGTAAGATAACCGGCACCTTGCGTATTTTTTCTCCCGGCACTATTTATGCTGAAGCCTGCATTGGCAGGGTAACAAGTCATCCTGATCACCGAAATGAAAAGCTTGGTCACCGCATGATGGAATACGCAATGACATTCATTGCAAACCAATTCGGTAATCCTCCGGTTAGAATTTCAGCACAAAGTCATCTTTGCAATTTCTACGCAAAATATGGTTTTATTAAAACAGGGAACGAATATCTTGAAGATGGAATACCACATAGTGAAATGATTTATGTGCCACAGAAATAA
- a CDS encoding T9SS type A sorting domain-containing protein, whose translation MKKFYLVAAFAGITMGATAQISDGSFEAGAGGGDWTEQSDNFGTPLCDAGCGTCGGPCVANTGAWYAWFGGAGGAVETGYIEQSCTIPNGATGALRMFVKMPEPGPGIAADKLVVKIDGTTVGTITALDSAAYKDQYALFEIAIDSYTDGASHTIRIEGYQSTTATVNILVDDVVLFINGATTGLFEFETGENEVIIFPNPASESINLQFRNIEGDVNVAIYDLAGNMVSNETVYAAYAKSYKFETANLENGTYLVTVSQNGSVVRSENIVISK comes from the coding sequence ATGAAAAAATTTTACTTAGTAGCCGCTTTTGCGGGAATCACGATGGGCGCAACTGCTCAAATCAGTGATGGTAGCTTTGAAGCCGGTGCCGGTGGTGGTGACTGGACAGAACAATCAGACAATTTTGGAACTCCTTTGTGTGACGCAGGTTGCGGTACATGCGGTGGCCCTTGCGTTGCAAACACAGGTGCATGGTATGCTTGGTTTGGTGGTGCCGGTGGTGCTGTTGAAACTGGTTATATTGAGCAATCTTGTACTATTCCTAATGGTGCAACCGGTGCTTTGAGAATGTTTGTTAAAATGCCTGAGCCTGGTCCTGGTATTGCTGCTGATAAATTAGTAGTTAAAATTGACGGAACAACTGTAGGTACAATTACAGCGCTTGACAGTGCCGCTTATAAAGATCAATATGCTCTTTTTGAAATTGCTATTGACAGCTATACTGATGGTGCTTCTCATACAATCCGTATTGAAGGTTATCAATCAACTACTGCTACTGTAAACATTCTTGTAGATGACGTGGTATTGTTTATCAATGGTGCTACTACAGGTTTGTTTGAATTTGAAACAGGAGAGAATGAAGTAATCATCTTCCCTAATCCTGCTTCAGAATCAATCAACTTGCAATTCCGCAATATTGAAGGTGATGTTAACGTAGCAATTTATGATTTAGCAGGTAACATGGTTTCAAACGAAACTGTTTACGCAGCGTATGCAAAATCATACAAATTTGAGACTGCTAACCTTGAAAACGGAACTTACCTTGTAACTGTTTCTCAAAACGGATCAGTCGTAAGAAGTGAGAATATCGTGATCAGCAAATAA
- a CDS encoding HD domain-containing protein: MKTISDQTLVINQLILFLKEKFSAEPTGHDWFHLERVWKNAKHIAQTEGGNLFVIELAALLHDIADHKFVENADQEADNRIQEILTTLKVSQEIIDQVKEIVRTCSFKGGLKNEMKLLEGLIVQDADRLDAIGAIGIARTFAFGGKFNRELYNPDIKPVKFKSAEEYRNSRSHTINHFYEKLLLLKDGMNTSTGKKMAEQRHVFMENFLTQFYHEWNGEL; encoded by the coding sequence ATGAAAACAATATCAGATCAAACTTTGGTCATCAATCAACTGATACTTTTTTTGAAAGAGAAATTCTCTGCTGAACCCACCGGTCACGATTGGTTTCATCTTGAACGGGTATGGAAAAACGCAAAGCATATTGCCCAAACTGAAGGTGGAAACTTATTCGTGATTGAATTGGCTGCTTTGCTGCATGATATTGCAGATCATAAATTTGTTGAAAATGCAGATCAAGAAGCAGACAATAGAATTCAGGAAATTCTCACCACACTTAAGGTTTCGCAAGAAATTATTGATCAGGTAAAAGAAATTGTTAGAACATGCTCTTTTAAGGGGGGATTGAAAAATGAGATGAAATTATTAGAAGGGTTGATAGTGCAAGACGCAGACAGGTTAGATGCTATTGGAGCAATTGGCATAGCGCGCACCTTTGCCTTTGGCGGAAAATTTAATCGTGAATTATATAATCCGGATATTAAACCGGTGAAATTTAAATCGGCTGAAGAATACCGCAACAGTAGATCACACACGATTAATCATTTTTATGAAAAACTTCTCTTATTAAAAGATGGAATGAATACCTCAACCGGTAAAAAAATGGCTGAACAACGCCATGTCTTCATGGAAAATTTTCTCACCCAATTCTATCATGAGTGGAATGGAGAATTATAG
- a CDS encoding OmpA family protein encodes MMFSYLRISVFPFLFFTVVSGFAQEEENEACYEPDKKTMKVLSQLESEKATLNEKRQFLTTAVEMAPGNAYVYYEFATFNFNHALTVQEAYEGGRANYNQLKVAYEGALKMYKEVVMYCPEFSADVYYKMGYIYYFLNDKGEASKNFKLFLEFKSDDRSRYGENYATQKAEIEEILPEIEFYDKFYSDLKPFKPTMVPNVSSKKHEYLPMLSPDSELIFYTRKGAEEERGVMEAVVEEFTVSLRADLLADFNTGDKMKKPFNLPVYANYGGVSLSLDNKEMFICACQYVDYQDHANCDIYVTRFERSGEGGNDFTWTPLENLGPTINTKDGWEAQPTLSADGNTLYFASWRDGSQQTDIYYSTRGADGKWTQAKPVPGNINSAGHDKAPFLHQDSETLYFVSDCSSDRLGAGGSDIFYTRKNADGTWQDPVNIGYPINSEANEVGLVVSYDGHVAYYTFFNVNTNSYDIFYFDLYEEAQPKEVKIYKGVVKNQQGEPVEDATVEVSYKETGESVEFKVNGDDGTFTAVVMAEEEQDVMITLKKEGYSFDTKLVQAEQVADTVTTTVKGIDMEIDVIEVGKAFTIDDILYETDSYVLSDDSKFILDQFVKFLNENPTVTVTIQGHTDDVGDNARNKTLSENRAKGVMEYLISKGISASRLKSEGFGETRPKLPNTNAQNRAKNRRTDFLITGM; translated from the coding sequence ATGATGTTCTCTTATTTACGCATTTCGGTTTTTCCGTTTCTATTCTTTACAGTTGTTTCTGGTTTTGCACAAGAAGAAGAAAACGAAGCTTGTTATGAACCTGATAAAAAAACCATGAAGGTGCTTTCACAGCTTGAAAGTGAAAAGGCAACCCTGAATGAAAAAAGACAATTTTTAACCACAGCGGTTGAAATGGCTCCGGGTAATGCCTACGTGTATTATGAGTTTGCAACCTTCAATTTCAATCATGCACTCACCGTTCAGGAAGCCTATGAAGGCGGGCGAGCCAATTACAATCAACTCAAAGTTGCGTATGAAGGTGCTTTGAAAATGTATAAAGAAGTAGTGATGTATTGTCCTGAATTTTCTGCAGACGTTTATTATAAAATGGGATACATCTATTATTTTCTGAATGATAAAGGTGAGGCCTCAAAAAACTTTAAACTATTTCTTGAATTTAAAAGTGATGACCGTTCACGTTATGGAGAAAATTACGCTACCCAAAAAGCAGAGATTGAAGAAATTTTACCTGAGATAGAATTTTATGACAAGTTCTATTCTGATCTCAAACCCTTCAAACCAACCATGGTTCCAAACGTGAGTTCTAAAAAGCATGAATATCTTCCTATGCTGTCTCCTGATAGTGAATTGATTTTTTATACCCGCAAAGGAGCTGAAGAGGAGCGAGGCGTAATGGAAGCAGTTGTTGAAGAATTTACCGTGAGTTTGCGCGCAGATTTATTAGCAGATTTTAATACCGGTGACAAAATGAAAAAACCTTTCAACCTTCCGGTATATGCTAATTATGGGGGAGTTTCACTATCTCTTGACAATAAAGAAATGTTTATTTGTGCTTGTCAGTATGTAGATTATCAAGACCACGCCAACTGTGATATTTATGTAACACGTTTTGAACGTAGCGGTGAAGGAGGAAATGATTTTACATGGACTCCGTTAGAAAATTTGGGACCAACCATCAATACAAAAGATGGATGGGAAGCGCAACCTACTTTATCTGCAGATGGAAATACACTCTACTTTGCGTCATGGAGAGATGGCTCACAACAAACAGATATTTACTACTCAACACGTGGCGCCGATGGAAAATGGACACAAGCAAAACCTGTTCCAGGCAACATCAATTCTGCCGGACATGATAAAGCACCTTTCTTGCATCAGGATAGTGAGACATTATATTTTGTCTCTGACTGCTCAAGTGATCGTTTAGGTGCCGGTGGTTCTGACATTTTTTATACGCGCAAAAATGCAGACGGTACTTGGCAAGATCCTGTTAATATTGGTTATCCAATCAATTCTGAAGCTAATGAAGTTGGCTTGGTCGTTTCATATGATGGTCACGTAGCGTATTATACTTTCTTCAATGTGAACACCAATAGTTATGACATTTTCTATTTTGATTTGTATGAAGAGGCACAACCAAAAGAAGTAAAAATTTATAAAGGAGTTGTAAAAAATCAGCAAGGGGAACCTGTAGAAGATGCAACAGTTGAAGTGTCATACAAAGAAACAGGTGAGAGTGTTGAATTTAAAGTGAACGGAGATGACGGAACATTCACTGCCGTTGTGATGGCAGAAGAAGAACAAGATGTCATGATCACGCTTAAAAAAGAAGGATATTCGTTTGACACAAAATTAGTACAGGCTGAACAAGTGGCTGATACTGTCACAACAACTGTTAAAGGCATTGATATGGAAATTGATGTGATAGAAGTTGGAAAAGCATTCACTATTGATGATATTTTATATGAAACTGATTCGTACGTTTTGTCTGACGATTCAAAATTTATTCTTGATCAATTTGTGAAATTTCTGAATGAAAACCCAACGGTTACTGTAACAATTCAGGGACATACAGATGATGTTGGTGACAATGCTCGCAATAAAACGCTCAGTGAAAATCGTGCAAAGGGTGTTATGGAATATTTGATTTCAAAAGGTATTTCTGCCAGCCGTCTCAAATCTGAAGGCTTCGGTGAAACACGCCCGAAATTGCCAAATACCAACGCACAAAACAGAGCAAAAAATCGTAGAACAGACTTTTTAATTACCGGCATGTAA
- the prmC gene encoding peptide chain release factor N(5)-glutamine methyltransferase — translation MFVQSNLLRDLLPYFIRKLKAVYSESEAENIFMLYVHHRYKLNRYQISASEVRLTESELLDARDVVNRLQQHEPIQYILGETEFFGLKFFVDSNVLIPRPETEELTDIIIHENKQAQKIRVLDIATGSGCIAVSLSASLAQADVDAVDISIQALQIAEKNNELNKTRVNFFQLDILQPAVDFFGNKKYDVLVSNPPYVLRSEASEMEKHVLNFEPHLALFVEDDDPLIFYRRILEIGKKILNADGKIYFEINPQYAQSIVDVALKMQYTTAVTRKDISQKNRFVVVSGNMS, via the coding sequence ATGTTTGTTCAGTCTAATCTGCTGAGGGATTTATTGCCTTACTTTATCAGAAAATTAAAGGCAGTTTATTCTGAAAGTGAAGCTGAAAATATTTTCATGCTTTATGTTCATCATCGCTATAAGCTGAACAGATATCAGATTTCAGCGAGTGAAGTAAGGTTAACCGAATCAGAATTATTGGATGCTCGTGATGTAGTTAATCGCTTGCAACAACATGAACCTATTCAGTATATTTTAGGTGAAACAGAATTTTTTGGATTGAAATTTTTTGTTGATTCCAATGTTTTGATTCCTCGCCCTGAAACGGAAGAACTAACGGATATCATTATACATGAAAATAAACAAGCTCAAAAAATACGTGTGCTTGATATTGCTACCGGATCAGGTTGTATTGCAGTTTCATTAAGTGCATCTTTGGCGCAAGCTGATGTTGATGCTGTAGATATTTCTATCCAAGCTTTACAAATTGCGGAAAAAAACAATGAACTCAATAAAACAAGGGTGAATTTTTTTCAGTTAGATATTTTGCAACCAGCAGTTGATTTTTTTGGAAATAAAAAATATGATGTTCTCGTTTCAAATCCGCCTTATGTGTTAAGATCAGAAGCAAGTGAGATGGAAAAACATGTACTCAATTTTGAACCGCATTTGGCTCTTTTTGTTGAAGATGATGATCCATTAATCTTTTACAGAAGAATACTAGAAATAGGAAAAAAAATTCTCAACGCGGACGGAAAAATATATTTTGAAATTAATCCGCAATATGCGCAATCAATCGTTGATGTGGCTTTGAAAATGCAATACACAACAGCCGTTACGCGCAAAGATATTTCACAAAAAAATCGGTTTGTGGTTGTGAGTGGAAACATGAGTTGA
- a CDS encoding T9SS type A sorting domain-containing protein, protein MKKLFYTFFLFGACSVYGQNLPTLTSFEIDTMCYSDYGHAIIKNIQVYDANADSTYITVNTYNTGYFYNLDVISPAYIPGQTTRTFSIVVDPGTGLLPNNLHLDNFIITITGNIANDGGVTTGVTIPGVAAYGYLSGTMNVSSLMLCNNDNAVDLRSYASPAGGRFEWAGEEGYMFDPEVYASNGGTDVNYYFMNAAGCSGYVWSAGPNIVNAPMVFTSPGSSTCGMSDGTATAFISGSAPPYQVYWSTGDSESVPSTPAPITNLPAGNYYVNITDANGCNEVAIAQISDIEVDLSEIVTGETCEYVSQDGQIELTITPTLGTVNFIYWSNGSTSQNITNLHKGEYSVMVTTDANCKAFGTYTVGSSAAVYGEGVDVIDAWCGNSDGSIDLEVFNGSGSYAYSWSTGSTFQDLINVPSGTYTCHITDLVYGCEADYTVDLLSTTGPDAYLNAIQYPDCGSTNGFIDMGISNGAFPITSVSWSSGQTSNDLDNVAPGIYTLTVTDAGGCIFKKTIDLNSNAPEAPSICMVTVDSTLNYNQVVWEKDITQTGIAGYKVYRETSVYGEFELVSTRPYALESMFQDNDVSAMDRSWRYYITAYDVCGNESGASLVHKTIHAVAQTPDMINYTIYWDVYEGMPYSSVNLYRYDATNGWVDLGSHAAGYGFANDAPAVTTDLNYFVEFNLAVPCTSTKVQDHNSSRSNKTASAFDPGNSVVSVEDENMGLITIYPNPTQQDFVLHVDSPENVTLFEVLDLNGNLVQTGNITTNNTVVSTENMTTGVYLIKIYSEGTVVVQKLVLQ, encoded by the coding sequence ATGAAAAAACTATTTTACACTTTTTTTCTTTTTGGAGCTTGCAGCGTGTATGGTCAGAATTTGCCTACACTAACAAGTTTTGAAATTGATACCATGTGCTATTCAGACTATGGCCATGCCATTATAAAAAACATCCAGGTATATGATGCTAATGCAGACAGCACGTATATCACCGTAAACACCTACAATACCGGATACTTTTATAATCTCGATGTAATAAGTCCCGCCTATATTCCCGGTCAAACAACCCGAACATTTTCTATCGTCGTAGATCCGGGAACAGGATTGTTACCTAACAACCTTCATTTAGATAATTTTATTATTACCATCACCGGAAATATTGCTAATGATGGTGGTGTAACAACCGGAGTTACCATTCCGGGCGTTGCAGCTTATGGCTACCTCAGCGGCACCATGAATGTTTCATCTCTAATGCTTTGTAATAATGACAATGCGGTTGATTTGAGATCTTACGCATCACCGGCCGGCGGACGTTTTGAGTGGGCAGGTGAAGAAGGATATATGTTTGACCCTGAAGTTTACGCATCTAACGGCGGAACCGATGTGAATTATTATTTTATGAATGCGGCAGGATGCAGCGGTTATGTATGGTCTGCCGGACCAAACATTGTCAATGCGCCAATGGTATTTACAAGTCCGGGTAGCTCAACATGTGGTATGAGTGACGGTACAGCCACTGCATTTATTTCAGGTTCAGCTCCGCCTTATCAGGTATATTGGTCAACAGGTGATTCAGAATCTGTTCCTTCTACTCCTGCTCCAATTACCAATTTACCTGCCGGAAATTACTATGTAAATATTACCGATGCAAATGGATGTAATGAAGTTGCTATTGCACAAATTTCAGATATTGAAGTTGATTTGTCAGAAATAGTAACTGGTGAAACATGTGAATATGTCAGTCAAGATGGTCAAATTGAACTAACGATTACTCCAACATTAGGTACCGTGAATTTTATCTATTGGTCAAACGGAAGCACTAGTCAAAACATCACCAATTTGCACAAAGGAGAATATTCAGTGATGGTAACAACTGACGCAAATTGCAAAGCGTTTGGAACCTATACAGTGGGCAGCAGCGCTGCCGTTTATGGTGAAGGTGTTGATGTGATTGATGCATGGTGTGGCAACAGTGATGGCTCAATTGATTTGGAAGTTTTCAACGGATCCGGATCGTATGCTTATTCATGGAGCACAGGTTCAACCTTTCAAGATTTGATCAACGTTCCTTCAGGTACATACACCTGTCATATAACAGACTTAGTTTATGGTTGTGAAGCAGATTATACTGTTGATCTCTTAAGTACAACCGGACCAGATGCCTATCTCAATGCAATTCAATATCCTGATTGCGGCTCAACAAATGGCTTTATTGATATGGGAATTAGTAACGGGGCATTTCCTATTACATCAGTTTCATGGAGTTCAGGACAAACAAGCAATGATTTAGATAATGTAGCACCCGGAATTTATACCCTGACTGTAACTGATGCAGGTGGATGCATTTTCAAGAAAACAATTGACCTGAATTCTAACGCACCGGAAGCACCTTCTATCTGCATGGTGACTGTTGACTCCACCTTAAATTACAATCAGGTAGTTTGGGAAAAAGATATTACCCAAACCGGTATTGCAGGCTATAAAGTATACAGAGAAACTTCAGTTTATGGAGAATTTGAATTGGTTTCAACCAGACCTTATGCACTTGAATCAATGTTCCAAGACAATGACGTTTCAGCCATGGATCGTTCATGGAGATATTATATCACTGCGTACGATGTTTGCGGAAATGAAAGCGGAGCAAGTTTAGTTCACAAAACAATTCATGCCGTTGCGCAAACACCTGATATGATTAACTACACCATTTATTGGGATGTGTATGAAGGAATGCCATATTCAAGTGTTAATTTGTATCGTTATGACGCAACAAACGGATGGGTTGATTTAGGTAGCCATGCCGCAGGTTATGGTTTTGCGAATGATGCGCCTGCAGTTACAACTGATTTGAATTATTTCGTTGAATTTAATCTTGCTGTTCCATGTACATCAACAAAAGTTCAAGATCATAACTCATCACGCTCTAACAAAACTGCTTCAGCGTTTGATCCCGGAAATTCAGTAGTTTCTGTTGAAGATGAAAATATGGGATTGATCACCATCTATCCAAACCCTACTCAACAAGATTTTGTTCTACATGTTGATTCGCCTGAAAATGTAACGCTGTTTGAAGTACTTGATCTAAATGGTAATCTAGTTCAAACGGGTAATATTACAACTAACAATACGGTTGTATCAACAGAAAACATGACCACGGGTGTGTATCTTATCAAGATTTATTCAGAAGGAACTGTAGTGGTTCAGAAATTAGTTCTGCAATAG
- a CDS encoding serine hydrolase codes for MPWQDFCMGLVILSLIVLINFIRHTALLFTKWAVINAFLVGFLFVQTAFSATDNFTSSSKDPAFLQVKSGWADSVFKSLTPDERIAQLFMVAAYSSKDETHYAEIAKLVKDYKIGGLIFFKGSPVKQAHLTNYYQQQAKTPLFIAIDGEWGLSMRLDSTIVYPRQMMLGAIQNDALIYEMGKQIAQQCQALGIHINFAPVIDVNNNADNPVINNRSFGELKEHVAKLGIAYMKGMQDQHVMACGKHFPGHGDTDMDSHLSLPTIAHDYTRLDSLELYPFKALINEGLASMMVAHLYIPSLDNTPNQASTLSPNIVNGLLKDSLGFKGLIFTDALNMQGVANYYEPGEVDVKALLAGNDILLFAQDVPLAIAKIKQAIAEGKITQEEIDARCLKILKAKEWAGLNKYQPIDTKNLHETLNPYKAEVLNRMLAKESVTLIHNQQNELPLGRTDTLKIAYLNIGGVNNNQFYETMLRYTTIDQIQIPRALSSTEEDELIEQCKTYDKIIVGFHRTSNDPKKNFGVTIQSIQIFQEISKSSAVTGVLFGNAYALDKFGALENTKAFIVAYQDNDYTNEYAAQVLFGGVLPKGKLPVSGNSFFPAGTGMTYENTTRLAFVLPEEIGINSTDLKKIDSLALAGIKMGAYPGCQIVAIKNGNVFYQKSFGYHTYEKKRAVKNTDLYDLASITKIAATTISVIQLQQEGLIDIDKPLTKYIPDLVDSTPYQNMVIRRMLAHEAGLVNWIPFYTQTLLNGKPNPIYYSSKKDSIYSVRVTQNLYITPKIDTLIFQKIITTPLGKKTYKYSDLGYYFLREIIKRITGKGVDEYAFEHFYKPMNLYSMGYNPLDRFTTDEITPTENDTVFRQQLIHGTVHDQGAAMLGGVGGHAGLFSNATDLATLMYMLTCGGNYAGTSFLNKDTLADFTRQQYSDNRRGAGFDKPVRSLDGGPTCNKVSLESYGHSGFTGTITWADPANKIVYVFLSNRCYPIAENPLLLKEGIRVSIQDAIYIACKQAK; via the coding sequence GTGCCGTGGCAAGATTTCTGCATGGGTCTTGTTATACTTTCGTTGATTGTGTTGATAAATTTTATTCGCCATACCGCATTATTATTTACCAAATGGGCCGTTATTAATGCCTTTTTGGTTGGATTTCTTTTTGTTCAAACGGCTTTTTCAGCTACTGACAATTTTACATCCTCATCAAAAGATCCGGCATTTTTACAAGTTAAATCAGGCTGGGCTGATTCAGTATTTAAATCATTGACGCCTGATGAACGTATTGCCCAATTGTTTATGGTGGCCGCTTATTCAAGCAAAGATGAAACACATTATGCTGAAATAGCCAAATTAGTAAAGGACTATAAAATTGGTGGCTTAATTTTTTTCAAAGGCAGTCCCGTTAAACAGGCACACCTCACCAATTATTATCAACAGCAGGCTAAAACTCCTTTGTTTATTGCCATTGACGGCGAATGGGGTTTATCTATGAGATTAGATTCTACCATTGTTTATCCACGCCAAATGATGCTGGGTGCAATTCAAAATGACGCCTTGATTTATGAAATGGGAAAACAAATTGCCCAACAATGTCAGGCACTTGGAATACATATCAATTTTGCACCGGTGATTGATGTGAATAATAATGCAGACAACCCTGTAATTAATAACCGATCATTTGGTGAACTAAAAGAACATGTTGCCAAATTAGGAATTGCTTATATGAAAGGCATGCAAGACCAGCATGTAATGGCTTGCGGTAAACACTTTCCCGGTCATGGAGACACGGATATGGATTCACATCTTTCATTGCCCACCATTGCACATGATTATACACGCCTTGATTCATTAGAACTCTACCCATTTAAAGCATTAATCAATGAAGGATTAGCAAGCATGATGGTAGCTCATCTCTATATTCCTTCACTTGACAATACACCCAATCAGGCTTCTACTCTTTCACCCAATATTGTGAATGGATTATTAAAAGATTCTCTTGGTTTCAAAGGCTTAATTTTTACTGATGCACTAAACATGCAAGGTGTTGCCAACTATTATGAACCGGGAGAAGTTGATGTAAAAGCCTTATTGGCGGGGAATGATATTTTACTCTTTGCGCAAGATGTTCCGCTTGCCATTGCAAAAATTAAACAAGCTATTGCTGAGGGTAAAATTACCCAAGAAGAAATTGACGCACGCTGTCTAAAAATTCTAAAAGCAAAAGAATGGGCCGGTCTGAATAAATATCAACCCATTGATACAAAAAATTTACATGAAACATTGAACCCATATAAAGCAGAAGTGCTAAACAGAATGTTGGCTAAAGAATCAGTCACCCTCATTCACAATCAGCAAAACGAACTACCGCTTGGGCGAACTGATACCTTGAAAATTGCTTATCTCAATATTGGTGGAGTAAACAATAATCAGTTTTATGAAACCATGTTACGCTACACTACAATTGATCAAATTCAAATACCTCGCGCACTTTCATCCACTGAAGAAGATGAGTTGATTGAGCAATGCAAAACTTATGATAAAATTATTGTTGGTTTTCACCGCACCAGCAATGATCCAAAAAAGAATTTTGGTGTAACCATTCAATCTATTCAAATATTCCAGGAAATAAGTAAAAGCAGTGCTGTTACCGGAGTTCTTTTTGGCAATGCTTATGCACTGGATAAATTTGGCGCACTTGAAAATACAAAGGCGTTTATTGTTGCGTATCAAGACAATGATTACACCAATGAATACGCTGCGCAAGTTCTTTTTGGAGGAGTCCTGCCTAAAGGTAAATTACCCGTTTCAGGAAATTCATTTTTCCCCGCCGGAACAGGCATGACATACGAAAACACTACACGCCTTGCCTTTGTTTTACCTGAAGAAATTGGAATCAATTCAACTGATCTTAAAAAAATTGATTCGCTTGCTTTAGCAGGAATTAAAATGGGGGCATATCCCGGTTGTCAAATCGTTGCCATTAAAAACGGGAATGTTTTCTACCAAAAATCATTCGGATATCACACCTATGAAAAAAAACGTGCTGTAAAAAATACAGATCTCTATGATCTTGCTTCTATCACAAAAATTGCGGCAACTACCATTTCTGTCATCCAATTACAACAAGAAGGATTGATTGATATAGATAAACCACTCACCAAATATATACCTGATCTTGTTGATTCAACCCCGTACCAGAATATGGTGATACGCCGCATGCTTGCACATGAAGCAGGACTTGTAAATTGGATTCCGTTTTATACCCAAACCTTATTGAACGGAAAACCAAATCCAATTTATTATTCTAGTAAAAAAGATTCTATTTACTCAGTGCGTGTGACCCAAAACTTATATATCACTCCAAAAATAGACACCTTGATTTTTCAAAAAATTATCACAACACCACTTGGCAAAAAGACCTATAAATATTCTGATTTGGGTTATTACTTTTTACGTGAGATCATCAAGCGCATCACCGGAAAAGGAGTAGATGAGTATGCCTTTGAACATTTTTACAAACCCATGAATTTATATTCTATGGGATATAATCCATTAGATAGATTTACAACAGATGAAATAACACCAACAGAAAATGACACGGTATTCAGACAACAATTAATTCACGGTACGGTGCATGACCAGGGAGCAGCCATGTTAGGTGGAGTTGGCGGACATGCAGGATTATTTTCAAATGCGACAGATTTGGCAACATTAATGTATATGTTAACGTGTGGTGGCAATTATGCCGGTACAAGTTTTCTCAATAAAGATACACTGGCAGATTTTACACGACAGCAGTACAGCGACAACCGCAGAGGCGCCGGTTTTGATAAGCCCGTTCGCTCATTAGACGGTGGCCCCACATGCAATAAAGTTTCATTGGAAAGTTATGGTCATTCAGGTTTTACAGGTACAATCACCTGGGCTGATCCTGCTAATAAAATAGTCTATGTATTTCTAAGTAATCGGTGTTATCCTATTGCTGAAAATCCCCTCTTGCTGAAAGAAGGCATTCGCGTTTCAATTCAAGACGCAATTTATATAGCTTGTAAGCAGGCCAAATAA